In Naumovozyma castellii chromosome 1, complete genome, one DNA window encodes the following:
- the YCH1 gene encoding phosphatase YCH1 (ancestral locus Anc_5.136): protein MGARSVTNIKYLDAADLHEWIKKGHTSLGQAFQVIDVRGSDYIGGHILGCWNYPYKKLSGDDATMEELRDRILSISRNHEDVIVNVVFHCAQSQQRGPSAAMKFLRALQDKDLQTVKVWILRGGFNHWQDVYGEDDEVTEGYEPALWGW, encoded by the coding sequence ATGGGTGCACGTTCAGTAACCAATATCAAGTACCTAGACGCCGCCGACCTACACGAATGGATCAAGAAGGGCCATACATCGCTGGGACAAGCATTCCAAGTGATCGATGTTCGAGGTTCAGATTACATCGGCGGGCACATCCTGGGCTGTTGGAATTATCCGTACAAAAAACTCTCTGGAGATGATGCCACCATGGAGGAATTACGAGACCGGATCCTTTCCATCTCGAGGAACCATGAGGATGTGATCGTCAACGTGGTATTCCATTGTGCTCAGTCTCAACAGAGAGGACCTTCTGCGGCCATGAAGTTCCTACGGGCATTGCAAGATAAGGACCTACAGACAGTGAAGGTGTGGATACTGAGAGGTGGGTTCAACCATTGGCAAGATGTATACGGGGAGGATGATGAGGTGACAGAGGGTTACGAACCTGCTCTCTGGGGTTGGTAG